A part of Maridesulfovibrio hydrothermalis AM13 = DSM 14728 genomic DNA contains:
- a CDS encoding DeoR/GlpR family DNA-binding transcription regulator yields the protein MTDTLKSTKRKKQKPNLTSLSKRQREILDVVSEEGFAPIESLAQQFEVTPQTIRRDINKLCEHQLLQRFHGGAGRFSSVENVDYNDRKNILYKEKRLIAEMVGKHIPDRASLFINLGTTTEEVAKTLTGHKGLRVITNNLNVALIMSNNDCEVIVAGGMVRQRDKGITGEATVEFIKQFKVDFGIIGVSGIDADGTLLDYDYHEVRVAREIINNARNVFLVTDHTKFKSNAMVRIADLSEIDAIFTDKKPPLVFRELMQSKEVDLFVTEPE from the coding sequence TTGACTGATACTCTTAAATCCACAAAGCGGAAGAAGCAGAAACCCAATTTAACGTCCTTATCCAAAAGGCAGCGTGAAATTCTAGACGTTGTCAGTGAAGAAGGTTTTGCCCCTATAGAATCTCTGGCTCAGCAGTTCGAAGTTACCCCCCAGACAATCAGGCGAGACATAAACAAGCTTTGCGAACACCAGCTTCTACAACGTTTTCACGGGGGTGCTGGAAGATTTTCAAGTGTTGAAAATGTTGATTACAATGATCGCAAGAATATCCTTTATAAAGAAAAGAGGCTCATTGCTGAAATGGTTGGGAAACACATTCCAGACCGTGCGTCTCTATTTATAAACCTCGGCACAACAACTGAAGAAGTAGCTAAAACACTCACTGGCCATAAAGGACTCAGAGTAATTACCAACAACCTTAATGTGGCTCTGATAATGAGTAACAACGACTGTGAAGTAATTGTTGCCGGCGGTATGGTCAGACAGCGTGATAAAGGTATCACAGGTGAAGCAACCGTCGAATTTATCAAACAGTTTAAAGTAGACTTCGGAATAATCGGAGTGTCAGGAATAGATGCGGACGGCACGCTGCTGGACTATGACTATCATGAGGTTCGAGTTGCCCGCGAAATCATTAATAATGCCAGAAATGTCTTCCTCGTCACCGACCATACTAAATTTAAAAGCAATGCAATGGTGCGCATAGCTGATTTATCTGAAATCGATGCAATCTTCACAGACAAAAAACCTCCTTTAGTTTTCAGAGAGTTGATGCAGAGTAAAGAAGTTGATCTGTTTGTTACCGAACCAGAATAA
- a CDS encoding MIP/aquaporin family protein, whose translation MNFFLSELIGTMILTLFGCGVVANVLLEKSKGQNGGWICITMGWGFAVAFAVYVAGKHSGAHINPAVTIGLASIGAFPWANVPVYIAGQFTGGFIGAVLCYLVYQCHWEPTKDPDLKLAVFSTGPAIPCTFQNFLCEFIGTAVLVFGLLGIGANEFSQGLNPLVIGFFIVAIGLSLGGPTGYAINPARDLAPRIAHMLLPIPGKGDSGWGYAWVPVLGPICGGVAGAMLYKVLVG comes from the coding sequence ATGAATTTCTTTTTAAGTGAATTGATCGGAACCATGATTTTGACTCTTTTCGGTTGCGGGGTTGTTGCTAACGTTCTTTTGGAAAAATCTAAAGGGCAGAACGGCGGCTGGATTTGTATCACTATGGGGTGGGGATTTGCTGTAGCATTTGCAGTATACGTTGCCGGTAAACATTCTGGCGCGCATATCAACCCTGCTGTGACAATCGGTCTGGCTTCTATCGGAGCATTCCCCTGGGCAAATGTTCCTGTTTATATTGCCGGACAGTTCACCGGTGGTTTTATCGGAGCTGTGTTATGCTATCTGGTTTACCAATGCCACTGGGAACCGACTAAAGATCCAGATCTCAAATTGGCTGTTTTCTCCACAGGTCCGGCAATTCCCTGTACCTTTCAGAACTTCTTATGTGAATTTATAGGCACTGCCGTTTTAGTGTTCGGCCTTCTGGGGATCGGAGCGAATGAATTCAGTCAGGGCCTTAATCCTCTTGTAATCGGTTTCTTCATTGTAGCTATCGGTCTTTCTCTGGGGGGACCTACTGGTTACGCTATTAACCCTGCTCGTGACCTTGCTCCTAGAATTGCTCATATGCTGCTGCCTATTCCCGGTAAAGGCGATTCCGGCTGGGGCTATGCATGGGTTCCTGTATTAGGTCCTATTTGCGGTGGCGTTGCCGGTGCTATGCTGTACAAAGTTCTTGTCGGCTAA
- the glpK gene encoding glycerol kinase GlpK, giving the protein MSKKYVLSIDQGTTSSRAIVFNKKGDIVNVTQKEFTQIFPHSGWVEHDAMEIWSSVQSVVAEALAHPDISGSEIATIGITNQRETTVVWDKNTGKPVYNAIVWQSRQTMDICNELKEKGLDPIFREKTGLLIDAYFSGTKVKWILDNVDGAREKAEKGDLLFGTIDTWLLWKLTGGKVHVTDYTNASRTLMYNIHDLKWDEELLDALNVPACMLPEVRPSSEVYGTTLKEKFQGLEVPISGMAGDQQAALFGQACFSKGMAKNTYGTGCFMLMNTGEKAVPSKNGLLTTIAWGVDGKVEYALEGSIFVAGSAIQWLRDGMRMFREAKDSELYATRVPSSEGVYLVPAFVGLGAPYWDSEVRGAVFGLTRATTKEHFIRATLESLCYQTKDVLSAMEADSGIKLEKLRVDGGAVANDLILQIQADMLGTPVERPMCIETTALGAAYLAGLAVGFWTDKNDIIKNFGVDREFAPKMGAEESGKLYAGWQKAVKATMAYK; this is encoded by the coding sequence ATGAGTAAGAAGTATGTTCTGTCTATTGACCAGGGAACGACAAGTTCACGTGCTATTGTTTTTAACAAAAAGGGCGACATTGTTAACGTAACCCAAAAAGAATTTACCCAGATTTTTCCGCATTCGGGATGGGTTGAACATGATGCAATGGAAATCTGGTCTTCTGTACAGTCTGTAGTAGCCGAAGCCTTGGCTCATCCAGATATCTCCGGCTCTGAAATTGCTACCATCGGTATTACCAACCAGCGTGAAACAACTGTTGTCTGGGATAAAAATACCGGTAAACCAGTTTATAATGCTATTGTATGGCAGTCCCGCCAGACAATGGATATTTGTAACGAACTTAAGGAAAAAGGTCTTGACCCCATCTTCAGGGAAAAGACCGGTTTGCTTATTGATGCTTATTTCTCCGGTACTAAAGTTAAATGGATTCTCGACAATGTTGATGGTGCTCGCGAAAAAGCTGAAAAAGGCGATTTGCTTTTTGGTACCATTGACACATGGCTGCTCTGGAAATTAACCGGTGGTAAAGTTCATGTAACAGATTACACCAATGCTTCCAGAACACTCATGTATAATATTCATGATCTCAAATGGGATGAAGAGCTTCTTGATGCTCTCAATGTCCCCGCTTGTATGCTTCCTGAAGTTCGGCCTTCTTCAGAAGTTTATGGAACAACACTGAAAGAAAAGTTCCAGGGTCTTGAAGTACCTATCTCGGGTATGGCTGGCGATCAGCAGGCGGCTCTGTTCGGGCAGGCTTGCTTCAGCAAAGGTATGGCTAAAAACACATACGGCACCGGTTGTTTCATGCTTATGAATACCGGCGAGAAAGCCGTCCCATCTAAGAATGGTCTGCTCACCACGATTGCATGGGGTGTTGATGGAAAGGTTGAATACGCTCTTGAAGGATCTATCTTCGTAGCAGGTTCAGCCATCCAGTGGCTGCGTGACGGTATGAGAATGTTCAGAGAAGCTAAAGACAGTGAGCTTTACGCAACCCGTGTACCCAGTTCTGAGGGTGTTTACCTTGTACCGGCTTTTGTTGGTCTTGGTGCTCCATACTGGGATTCAGAAGTTCGCGGAGCTGTTTTTGGTTTGACCCGCGCTACAACGAAAGAACACTTCATTCGCGCCACACTGGAATCGTTGTGCTATCAGACCAAAGATGTACTTTCCGCTATGGAGGCAGATTCAGGTATCAAGCTTGAAAAACTTCGCGTAGACGGTGGTGCTGTTGCCAACGACCTCATTCTGCAGATTCAGGCAGATATGCTTGGAACTCCTGTAGAGCGCCCGATGTGCATTGAAACAACAGCTCTCGGCGCAGCATATCTTGCTGGTCTTGCTGTTGGATTCTGGACAGATAAGAATGACATTATTAAGAACTTCGGTGTAGACCGTGAATTCGCTCCTAAGATGGGAGCGGAAGAGTCCGGCAAGCTTTACGCAGGTTGGCAGAAAGCTGTTAAAGCTACTATGGCTTATAAATAA
- a CDS encoding glycerol-3-phosphate dehydrogenase/oxidase, translated as MKRSDFIQQMDDSSRVWDFIIIGGGATGLGSGLDAAARGYSVLLLEQGDFAEATSSRSTKMVHGGVRYLAQGNISLVMGALRERGILRKNAPHMCYNQKFVVPDYKWWGLPYYGIGLKTYDLLAQKYSFGASRILSARKVQKEIPGVLTHKLKGGVTYHDGQFDDARLALTLARTMADMGGCPLNYTRVTGLVKDSSGYVCGVQAEDKISGKSYELKAKAVINATGIFTDDVMNMDNADHKKLIAPSQGIHIVIDREFLGGETGIMVPKTDDGRVIFFVPWHGKVVVGTTDTPISSVCMEPKPLEEEIDFLVEHSARYLSKPLKRSDVRSVFVGIRPLIAASSKGNKTSALSRDHYLTVSPNKLLTIAGGKWTTYRHMGEDCIDHAIKMGGHTFRPSPTKHLKLHGYTEDFDHNDHMHVYGSEAAEIKALASEFPELDCPMHEKLPYSWLEVVWAARHEWAQTVYDVLSRRTRALILDAKVAVEVAPKAAEILAKELGKDDKWVKEQIEQFTLLSDIYVVK; from the coding sequence ATGAAACGATCAGATTTTATCCAACAGATGGATGACAGTTCCAGAGTATGGGACTTTATCATTATCGGGGGCGGAGCAACGGGCCTGGGTTCCGGGCTGGACGCTGCTGCTAGAGGGTATTCAGTACTTTTACTTGAGCAAGGTGATTTTGCCGAAGCTACTTCCAGCCGCAGTACGAAAATGGTGCACGGCGGAGTCCGGTATCTTGCGCAGGGAAACATTTCTCTGGTTATGGGAGCTTTGCGTGAGCGCGGAATTCTCCGTAAGAATGCTCCGCATATGTGCTATAATCAGAAATTTGTGGTTCCGGATTATAAATGGTGGGGGCTGCCTTACTATGGAATAGGGCTTAAAACCTACGATCTGCTTGCTCAGAAGTACAGCTTCGGGGCATCTAGGATTCTTTCAGCCCGCAAGGTTCAAAAAGAAATCCCCGGTGTTTTGACTCATAAACTTAAAGGCGGCGTGACCTATCACGACGGTCAGTTTGATGATGCCCGTCTGGCCCTCACTCTTGCCCGCACTATGGCTGATATGGGCGGCTGTCCTTTGAACTACACCCGTGTGACCGGTCTGGTTAAAGATTCTTCCGGTTATGTCTGCGGAGTTCAGGCTGAAGATAAAATCAGCGGTAAGTCTTATGAGTTGAAAGCAAAAGCGGTTATAAACGCTACCGGCATCTTCACTGATGATGTCATGAACATGGATAATGCCGACCATAAAAAGCTTATAGCTCCCAGTCAGGGGATTCATATAGTTATAGATCGTGAATTTCTCGGTGGTGAGACCGGTATTATGGTTCCTAAGACTGATGATGGACGTGTAATCTTTTTCGTTCCGTGGCATGGAAAGGTTGTTGTAGGAACAACTGACACTCCTATCTCCTCTGTGTGTATGGAGCCGAAGCCTCTGGAAGAAGAAATTGACTTTTTAGTTGAACATTCTGCAAGGTATTTAAGCAAACCTCTTAAACGTTCTGATGTTCGCAGCGTTTTTGTAGGAATAAGGCCCTTGATTGCTGCAAGCAGCAAAGGGAACAAAACCTCTGCATTATCCAGAGATCATTACTTGACCGTTTCCCCCAATAAGCTGCTGACTATTGCTGGCGGTAAGTGGACTACCTATAGACATATGGGTGAAGATTGTATCGACCATGCAATCAAAATGGGCGGCCATACATTCCGTCCCTCTCCTACCAAGCATTTGAAACTGCATGGTTATACTGAAGATTTTGATCATAATGACCACATGCATGTTTACGGAAGTGAAGCTGCGGAAATTAAAGCTCTTGCTTCAGAGTTTCCTGAACTTGACTGTCCAATGCATGAAAAGCTTCCTTACTCATGGCTTGAAGTTGTCTGGGCAGCTCGTCATGAATGGGCTCAGACCGTGTATGATGTTCTTTCCCGTAGAACAAGAGCTTTGATTCTGGATGCAAAAGTTGCAGTAGAAGTTGCTCCGAAAGCTGCTGAGATTCTTGCTAAGGAACTTGGTAAAGATGACAAATGGGTTAAAGAACAGATCGAACAGTTTACTCTTTTGTCTGATATATATGTTGTAAAGTAG
- a CDS encoding DEAD/DEAH box helicase — protein sequence MEKFRNLGLSDAIIDALAKKGFTAPTPIQEQTIPMLLSGEKDIVGQAMTGTGKTAAFGLPILENVKDGAGHVQAIILTPTRELAIQVADEISSFRGTRRTRITTVYGGQAMLPQLKALKRGTDIVVGTPGRVLDHIRRKTLKLGDISFFVLDEADEMCNMGFLDDVSDIMENAGDNHRTLLFSATMPPEVMRIARKFMGDYDVVSVKREKNEVPLTEQIFHEVNERDRFEALCRVVDAQREFYGLIFCRTRADADRVAGLLTERKYPAEPIHGDLSQSRREEILKKFRNRKCKILVATDVAARGIDVPDLSHVINFALPQDPQSYVHRVGRTGRAGKSGIAVTIINPREFGKLRYISKVTGVRVEKKPLPTIDEVIEMKKGHMGAELDEIVTGGKHMSYLSLANELLEDNDPIEVVAALLKHSQGSLLDKSSYRVIEEGRDNSRSRVRFTAYVGRAHGMTPRKLVDMICRKSRINPVRIQHVKIQGRQSTFTVPAGDSDNVMRAVNRSNKNERPLLRRG from the coding sequence ATGGAAAAATTTAGAAATTTAGGTCTTTCAGACGCGATTATTGATGCACTTGCTAAAAAAGGCTTTACCGCTCCTACCCCTATTCAGGAACAGACCATCCCGATGCTGCTTTCCGGCGAGAAGGACATTGTCGGTCAGGCTATGACCGGTACCGGTAAAACCGCTGCTTTCGGCCTGCCTATCCTTGAAAATGTAAAGGACGGCGCAGGTCATGTTCAGGCTATCATCCTGACTCCTACTCGTGAACTTGCCATTCAGGTTGCTGACGAAATCAGTTCTTTCCGCGGCACACGCCGCACGCGCATCACCACCGTCTACGGCGGACAGGCAATGCTGCCGCAGCTTAAGGCTCTCAAACGCGGCACTGACATCGTTGTTGGAACTCCGGGCCGTGTGCTGGACCATATCCGCCGCAAGACTCTCAAACTTGGTGACATCTCTTTCTTCGTCCTCGATGAAGCTGATGAAATGTGTAACATGGGTTTTCTTGACGATGTTTCCGATATCATGGAAAACGCCGGCGATAATCACCGCACTCTGCTCTTCTCCGCTACCATGCCTCCTGAAGTCATGCGCATTGCCCGCAAATTCATGGGTGACTACGATGTTGTTTCCGTTAAACGCGAAAAAAACGAAGTTCCTCTCACCGAACAGATTTTTCATGAAGTAAACGAGCGTGACCGCTTTGAAGCTCTCTGCCGTGTTGTTGATGCACAGAGAGAATTCTACGGCCTTATCTTCTGCCGTACCCGCGCTGATGCTGACCGTGTTGCCGGACTGCTTACTGAGCGCAAGTACCCTGCTGAACCGATTCACGGTGATCTTTCACAGTCCCGCCGTGAAGAAATTCTGAAAAAATTCAGAAACCGCAAATGTAAAATCCTCGTGGCGACTGACGTTGCAGCACGCGGAATCGATGTACCGGACCTCAGTCACGTTATCAACTTTGCACTTCCTCAAGACCCGCAGAGCTACGTTCACCGCGTAGGCCGTACCGGTCGTGCAGGTAAAAGCGGTATCGCTGTTACCATAATCAACCCCCGCGAATTCGGTAAGCTCAGATATATCTCTAAAGTGACCGGCGTCAGGGTAGAGAAAAAGCCCCTGCCGACCATTGATGAAGTTATCGAAATGAAAAAAGGTCACATGGGTGCTGAACTTGACGAAATCGTCACCGGCGGCAAGCACATGTCCTACCTTTCACTTGCTAACGAACTGCTTGAAGACAACGACCCTATCGAAGTTGTAGCAGCACTGCTCAAGCATTCTCAGGGCAGCCTGCTTGATAAAAGCAGCTACCGTGTGATCGAAGAAGGCCGTGATAACTCCCGCTCCAGAGTACGCTTCACCGCATACGTCGGACGCGCACACGGCATGACCCCCCGCAAGCTGGTCGACATGATCTGCCGCAAGTCACGCATCAACCCTGTTCGCATTCAGCATGTTAAAATTCAGGGCCGCCAGTCTACTTTCACCGTACCCGCCGGAGACTCCGACAACG